One Chlamydiales bacterium genomic window, ATGCGAGCATATAGAAGACGCAAATAGTCGTAGATTTCTGTAATTGTGCCTATAGTAGAACGTGGGTTTTTATGAATAGTTTTCTGATCAATTGCAATCGTAGGAGAAAGACCAGAGATAGATTCAAAATTAGGTTTACTCAAATGTCCAATATATTGACGCGCAAAAGCAGATAAGGATTCAACATAACGACGTTGTCCTTCAACGAAAAGAGTATCAAAAGCAAGAGAAGACTTACCAGAACCTGATACTCCTGTAAAGACAATGAATTCATTAGTATTGAAATTAAGATTTATTCCCTTTAAATTATGAACATTAATATTTTTTAAAATAACTTCCCGCTTCATTGGATTGGATTTTATGCCTCTAATGTATGTAAAATAAAGATATTCTATCAAAAGAGTGATTAACTAGAAAATATTGGGTAAAATTGGTATGAAACTAACACATGGTTAACCGAACGAAAATTATTTGTACAATTGGTCCTGCTGTTGCAACTTTTGATAAAGTAGAAGAGCTGGTTGAAGCAGGCATGAATGTTGCACGGATTAACTTGAGTCATGGAAACCATCAGACACATCAATGCATGATTCGTCTTCTTAAAGAGATTCGTGAGAAAAAAAAGATTCCTCTTGCCATTATGCTTGATACCAAAGGCCCTGAGATTCGTTTAGGGCATGTTGCAAAAGAACCTCTTATGCTTAAAGCAGGGTCGCGTATTCGTTTTGTAAAACAGGAAGTTTTAGGGGATGAAAACCATGTGACCCTAAGCCCACCATCAGTCTTCAAAGAACTGAAAAAAGAGATGTTTATTCTTCTAAATGATGGCTCGCTAATTACTCATGTAATTGAAATTCAAGATGACGAGGTATTAGTAGAAGTCGATCATGGAGGAGAAATTCGCTCAACTCGTGGTGTCAATATTCCTGGAGTTGAGATAGATTTCCCTTTAATGACAAAAAAAGATATCGAAGATATTCATTTTGGTTGCGCTGAAGATATAGATTTGATTGCTGCTTCTTTTATCCGTTCTTCTGAACATGTTTGTGCAATTAAATCTTTACTTAAGGAAGCAGGTAAGCCTGAAATTTCTGTGATTGCAAAAATTGAAAATAGTCAAGGAATAGAGAATTTTGAAAGTATTGCCGAAGTTGCAGATGGAATTATGGTAGCACGTGGAGATTTAGGAGTTGAAATCTCCCTTACTCATGTGCCTCGTCTTCAAAAAATGATGATAGGCAAATGCTATCTTATGGCAAAACCTTCAGTGACTGCGACCCAAATGCTTGAATCTATGATCAAAAATTTTCAGCCAACACGAGCTGAGGTTTCCGACATAGCAAATGCGATTTATGATAGCACCTCAGCAGTCATGCTATCGGGTGAAACTGCGATTGGAGACTATCCAATTGAGGCAGTTAAAGTCATGCAGGCAATTATTCAAGAAACCGAAGAGGATTTTAGTTATTACGAATTTTTTAAGAAGGGGACATATCGTATCTTTTTTGATGTACCTTCTTCTGTAGCTCAAGCAAGTATTCATACAGCATATAGTTCGAATGCTAAAGCCATTTTTGCTTTTACAAAAAGTGGCGCTACAGCGCGTCTTCTGTCTTCTCTTCGTCCAAAAATGCCAATTATTGCTATGACTCCTAGTCTAAAAGTCTATCATCAACTTTCAATACTATGGGGTGTTATTCCAATTTTATCTCCCGATATTGAAGATATTGAAGAGGCAAAAAAACGCATTAGCTTATTCGCTCTTAATCATCGATTAGTTGATTATGGTGATTTAGTTGTTATTAGTGCTGGAACGCTTTTTGGAAAGCCAGGAAGTACAAATATGATGATTGTAGATAGAATCGGAGAGATAGTATTAGAAGGATATGAAGGAGCTGGCCATCAGGTCAGTGGTCGGGTGATCTTTGGGTTATCTGATAGCGATATAGATGAGTGTTGTATTGAGGAAAAAATCCTTCTTATTCACCATTGCAGTGAAAGGGATCTTCCTTTGCTTAAGAAAGCAAAAGGGGTGATCATGGAAAAGGGAGATCTTCAGGGAGAAAATTATCTAAAAAAGATTGCAAAAGAGCTGAATTTTCCCTACATTTTGTACAATAAAAAAGAAAAAATTTCCCTGAATAAAAACCAATTGGTTGTGCTAGATCCACCTAAATCCCTTGTTTATCAAAAAATTTAGGTAGTATTTTAAAGTTTTAAAAAAGCTTGATAGAAATCAAGTTTTTTATCAAATAAGGCATGGTTAATGCAATCGTTTGTCTCTTCCATCTAAGAATCTGATTTTTTACAGAAAGGTTTTAGTATTTTTTTTGAAAAATTTGTCCAGTTTTTCTCTTTTAATCAACAAAGAGTTCAATCGCATTAGTCCATTTCCTCATAAAGAGAAAATAACCAACCCCAATAAAGATGATTGCTAACATTCTTCGACCTACCGAAACCGTTGTTAATAACCCTCCGGTAAGGAAACCACCAGCTATAGCAATACAGCCAATTGACAATAGACTTATTATCACGACAGAGGGCTTATTATCACGTAAATCATCTCGAAAAAAATGAGTTAGACAAAAGATTGCGGATAAACTTACCACACTGCTACCTAGAGCAAGACTAGCATTAGAAAAGGCTCCAGTAGTTGCAGCAATAGCGATACCCACTAAGGCTAGACCTACAATTCCTTGTAATCCCTTTATAAAGATCTGGGTTTTTGGACCTTTTAGACAAGGGAAAAAACAATTATTTCTTTCTGCAAAATTGACTACCGGATTTATTCTTAATTCCATTTTTTTACTTTATGAAAAATAATAATACATTATTTTAACATAATATCATATTAATAAATATAAAAATAATTAAAGAAGACAATATTCATTCCTATTAAGAGTAAATATAGAGAAAATCTATGGGAGGCTTTATGGATAATTAATAAAGAATTTATGAGGTAGTTATAGGGGGAGAGGGGAGAAGGGTTTCGCGTGAATCCCTCTTTTTGTAAAATCGCAATAAGATGGCGCAGAGCTTATCAGAGAATAGGACGTTCAAGAAGATGGTTTATAGAGCATTAGCAAGTAATCTCTGCAGACCACCACAACAACAAATAGGAACTATCGCTACAACTGGTCCGACTAATATAGATATCCCTAATTCAGTAGCAGTCACTAACCCTCCTGAAAGAAACAAACTAGCTAAGACAATAAAGGCAATTAAAACTATAATATGTAAGGCATTTTTACTACTGTCTGATAACAAATGAATTAGAAGAAGGGCGCCGGATAAAACTGATACACTACTACCTAGAGCAACACTAGTATTAGAAAAGGCTCCAGCAGTTGCAGCAATACCAATACCTACTAAGGCTAAGATTGCAATCCCTCGTATTATGTTGATATCCTTCTGGATGGCTGGGCTTTTTAGAGAGGAAGAAAAGGAATTATTTGTTGTTACCAGAGGTGGCTGATCATTTGTTCCTACGCTCATTTTACTCCCAAAAAATTAAAAAACCCATATCCATGTCTTTTTAGAATGGGCCAGAGGGCGACGATCCATGGTGAATCACTTTCTTAGGATGCGATTGAGAAGAAACACAACAAGAAATAAGATAAATAATTCCAGTTGCTCCTGATAATCCCAAGACAATATAACCCGCCGAAACCGCTGTTAATAACCCTCCGGCAAGAAAACAACTAGCTACGGCAATAGAGCCAAGAGACAATAGAGTCATTGTTATGAAAGAGAATTTACGATTACCGAAATTACCCCGAAAAAAATGACCTGCACCAAAAATAGTAGCTAAACCAGCTACGCTTGCACCCAGAGCGATACTAGTATCAGGAAAGGCTCCAACAGTTGCAGCAATACCAATGCCTACTAGGGCTAACAATACAATAAATTGGATTCTTTTTATAAAATCTTGACTTCCGTTTTTACTAACAGTGTCTTTTATAGTAGATCTTCTATCAATCGGATAATTTGTTGTGGGTCCTATCGACATCCTCTTTTCCTCCTTTATAAAACGAAAAATTCTAGAAAAAGTTTAACATAATGTCTAATTAATAAGAAAAGAAATTCTAGAGGATTTCAAAAAAACAATAAAAATATTTAGCCTGAGTATGGGAAAACCTATGCGATGTTTGTTTTTAATTTGAAGTGCTATGAGTTAATCTTAAGAGGGAACACCAAGAGACATTTCATACATCTCTCTTTTGATAAAATCGCGATCAAATTCCCTATGAGCATATCATCTCACGAAATCTTTGACAACTACAACAACGAAAACAACCATACACTATTCCAGTTAATATTGATAATGCCAACACCTTATCACCTGCCGAAACTGCTGTTAATAACCCTCCTTTTGCAAGAAAACAACTAGCTATGGCGATAAAACCAAGGGACAATAGGGTCATTGTTATGAGAGAGAATTTACGTTTACCCAATTTACCCTGAAAAAAATGACTTACCCCAAAAATGGTAGCTAAACCAGCTATACTCACACCCAAAACCATACTAGTATTAGAAAAGGCTTCATAAGACGCAGCAATACCAATACCTGCTAAGGCTAAGAGCATAATCACTTGCATTTTTTTTATAAAATCTCGATTTGTGTTTTTAGTTTTAAAACTACTGTTTACTTGATTAGGTAGTGAAGAATTTGTATTTTCGAGTATTGTCAAGATAACCCTCCTTTATAAATAGGAAATAATTTTAAATCATTATCGATTTAATAGGAATAAAAAATATTAATCAGATGTAATCTGGGTTATAGGGAAAACCTATTGGGGATTTGTTTCTAATGGTGTTACTCGAAGGCCCGCTTTTAAGAAGATACGATTCAATTCTTTCTTGTCTTCGATTGAGAGATCATTATTCATTACAAATCTTTCCTGTAGACTTGGTATATTGAAAGGCATAGGTAAAATAAAGCCTCGGTCATTATTAGGTGCTGAATCGAAATTTTTTTCTTTAAAATGTCTACGGGATTTGAGGCCTTGGCGGGTTATAATAATCATAAAAAGAATATTTATAGGTAATGCTATCTGAAACCAAAGCGTGGCTACTGCAGTAACTGGTAAAACCCCTGTGAGTTGGACGATGCCAAGGATGGCCGGAAGGAATATGGAAAAGAGATTAAAGATAAAAAAAATTTTATTTTTTTTGAAGATTCCGTCGCTAGTAAGAAGAGCAAAAGAGAGATTGGCAACAGATACACCGATTAAAATTGCACCAAACGTAGATGTCGAAAGTTTTCCAAAGGCAGCGGAGATTACAATTGCGAGAAATACTAATCCAACCACTTTTGATATTTTCTGACTTGCCGCGCTCATTGTTGAATACTTAAGTCCATTTTCCTTTGCGTAATAACATAGAAAAGCAGATTCGACATCTTTTTCGGAATATAAAACCATTGAGTTAGAAATTTTTTTTCTCCTACTAAGATAAATTCAAGGGTCATTTTTTGACTGAAAAAACAAAACATCTTCTTTAAAGAAGCTAGTGTATTTTTCCTCATACTAGAATAGTTGTCAATTGTCTTTTTCTTCCCAAGTGTCCCAATGATTCGAAGGGTAAATCTGTAGTTATGGAATCACAGATTTCAAACCTACAGATTATTTTGCAGATTCTATCTAAGTTTTAGGCTTAAGAGGAGATACATTCTATCTATTTTTCTTTTTATGAGACAGATAAAATACGTTCATGGTGTTTGTAGGTATATCGAAGGATCGAGGTGACCATTTCAATAGCTTTTATTTTTAAATAGCGTTCTAAGAGAATACATTTTTAGATTGTAACAAATATTTGAGTTAGGCTGTTAGATTGATAGACGATGGTCTTACAAGAAAATCGCATTTTATAAGTTTGTATATCAACTTCAGAAAAAGGATACGCTTTTTATTTCTCTTATGATGAGTCAGTGTGGAACAATTCGTTTTAATTAGAGTTAAATGATTGGTTAATATCTATTTTTTCTCTTGTATGTTCTTTGCAACATTTTCTAAATATCTCAGAAATGCATAAACAAAAAAAAGGGCTTCCAATAAGAGATTTTCCTAATTGAGTGACTGTGATGAACCCTGAAATATGCATACTACCAAGTACGATGAAGCTTATCATAAGCAATGTTTGAAAAATTAGATAAATTTTACGTTTTTTAAATTCACCCATAGCTAAGGTAAATACAAAAGACAATCCAGATAGAGCGATTGTACTAATCCCTAAGGGGAGACCTGCAAAATATCCATAAGCTGCAGCTATGCCAATAAACAATAATGTTGAATTGACAATCATTCGAATCTTTCCTAGTTGTTCAGCTCTTTGGTTACTCGGAATACCATCTATTTCGAGTAAGCATTCTAAGTAGTTTTTGGTCATAGCTTCTAGCTCTCTTAGATCGCTTTGAGATGAGTGGCTCATTTGTTTTTGTTCTTATTTAAATAAAAACATACTAAAGTACAGTAAATTTAAATCAATATAAGAATATTTTTTAATAGAGAAGAGAGGAAAATTTTTATGAGAGATATTAAGCAAGATTTCTTTCTGAATGCGAAGCTGTAATTAAGGAGAGGGCAACAAGAGCAGCCGTATCTGTACGCAATATCCATGGATGAAATCTTACTCCTATCACACCAAGTGATTGAAGAGATTTTTTTTCTTCTGAAGTGAAACCAGCCTCTGGGCCAATAAATAGACAGATGTTTTTTTTTGCTTTTGCTAAAAGAACAAAAGGGGTGTTTTCTGACAGATCTCCAAAATAAGCAGGTAGTGGAGTTGTACACCATTCATTCAAAGGAGGTTTCAACTCAATCTTTGGAAGATCAAGACGACCACATTGTTTCATAGCTGAGATGGTAATTTTTTTTAAACGATCAAGAGAGACGGTTGTTTTTTTGCTTAATTGACCTGGGAAAAGCCATAGTTCTGTCATGCCTATTTCTGTGCCTTTCTCTACGATTGTATCTAGACGATTAGCCTGTGGAATCCCCTGGCAAAGAATAATAGGAGGGGGAGGAGCTTTTTCTTCTACGGAAAGAATTTCAGCGATATGGGAATGGATCAGACGAGCTTTTGCAAGTTGATGTTTTCCATTCACCAGCTCAATTTCTTGGCCTAGTCTAATACGCATGACTTGGAGATGGCGGGTCTCGCTATGAAGATAGAGGGATTTTCCTTTTACAAAAGATTGGTCTATAAAAAAGCGGTTATGGGGCATTCTAATTTTACCAAAGTATGAATTACAGTTTCTTTTTCTTGAGGCAGAGCTAATGTTTGAAAAGCACCAAGTTTACGAAAGTGTCTACGGACCTTAGATGAGTGATAGAAATCAAGTACAAGTTGAAAACGCCAATCCCTTTGCAAAAGATCTTGTTCATTTTGATATAAGCGAATCTCTTCATTGGGAATCATAAAACCTTTCGGAAGATAAAAAGTTAGGAAGCTATGAGGGTAGATTTTTCTTAATGTTGAGACAAGAGTGAGGTCAGGATGCTTAGGAAGAATCACAAGAATAGATTCATACCGATAGATACGCTTTACATGATCAATCCCTTTTTGTTTCCATCGATTATGAATCCACATCCACTCTTCTGGAGTTTCTTTTAGACTTTTTTCAAAATATCTCATGACTTCATTCATCATTCTTTCCACATCCATTTTTATCGGAATACTTTGATTGGGCCAGATAGGATCAGAACCACTAACTATGTAATGTGATCCCACTCTTTTAGTAATACCAATGACTATTGGACAATTCGTCCGGTAAGCTAAAAGGGCAGGTGTAGAGGCAGTCCATGCACGTTTTCCAAAAAGAGGATAAGAATAGGAGCTATTTGGAAATGCTTGGTCACCTACAATCCCGAGGAACTTTCCTTCTTTTAGCGCTCGTATTCCTGCGCGTATTGCCTGTTTAGGTATGATAATTTTTCCTCCATTCATCTCTCGTACAGAAAGGATGAATTTGTATAGATATTGATTTTTAATCGGTCTACCAATAGCAATCCCTGGAAAATAGTCATTCATAGCTAAAAAGGGGATTTCCCAGTTTGCTTGGTGACCTGTGAAAAAGATCACACCTTGTTTTCTTGACAAAAGATCAAAAATTTCTTTGTTTTTGATAAGAGTGACAATTTCTGTCAATCTTCCCTTGCTTCTTTTCAATCGATAAAATTCTAGAAGGCTAATCATTACATTTTGAAAAGAGGCAATTGCTATATTTTTTCGTTCTGTCTCTGTTTTCGTGCTACCATAAGCCATGGCAAGATTAGCAAGAGCTTTTTTTCTAAAGGGACGGTGTAAGTAATATGCCCATTTTCCAGAAAATCTCCCGAGAGCATGAATCGCGGAATAAGGAAGCATAGAGATTATAAAGCCAAAAAGCCGAAAAAAAACATAATTTAACATAGAGATAAAGAGACGAGCTTATCTAACTGGTTAGAAAAATCTAAATCTTTAATACTTTGACGAATGAGTGTGGCTCGTTCTAAAGTTTTTGGAAACAAAAAAGCACGTTCTAAAGCAGCTTTTGGATTCATTAAATTTTCAATTACTACTCCTGTCTCCCGAGTTAGAATCTCATGTCCTCCATTATATTTTGAGGAGACAACAAAGAGTCCCATTGCTAAACCTTCTAAGGTCACGTTGGAGAAGGGGTCGTAGATAGAAGGAATGACTAAAGCATCGGCTTCTTGGTAGAATGGAGTCACATCTTTTTGTTCACCAACAAATCGAACACAAAGATTTTTAGCAAGCTTCTGATAGAAAGAGAGATTTTTATCTTTCCCAACTACAGTAAGAAAAAAGGAGTCTTTAATCGTTTTAAGTCCACGCAGTAAAAAAGCAAGACCTTTCCGTTTGAAGCCATTGCCAACAAATAGGAAATGAAAAACTTTTCTACGTGGTTTTAAGAAAGTTTCTTGGAATGGTCGCTCTTTCTCCACCCATTCTACACCATTATGGATCACCTGGATTTTTTTAGATTGGATCTTATAAGTAGCTAAGATTTCTTTTTTTACCATATTAGAATTGGTGAACAAAATTTTTAATTTTGGATCGTTAAAAATCATTTTTTCCACTTTTAATAGATAGCGGTGAAGGGGATTGAAGAAACATGAAAAAGATTTAAACCAGGAATCTATCATCATACGCCTTTTTAAATAAATTGCATGTACTCCACTTCCTGCTCGATAATGAGTTTGAAACGTATTACGTTCCATTCCAAATACGATATCAGCTGGATATTTTTGAAGCCATTTTTGGCATCGAACATTAAATTTCCAAAGATGATAAAGAGAGAATTTTGAGGTTTTACCAAGAGAAATCACTTCTATTTTCCCCCAAGATAGATAATTTCCAGTGGTAAGAATTTTCACTGTGTACCCTCTTTCTGCAAAGGCTGCAGCAAGATAACGGGTATATTTTTCAAGGCCTCCTCGCGCTTCAAGTCGGCTTTTAAGAATAACAACCGATTTCATGATCCTTTATGTGAATGGACTTGCTTAATTGTAATGGTATTTGCATTTAATTTTGCTTGGAGATTGAGAAGAGATCCATCTTCAGTATATAAAACAAAATTGTCTAGATATTCACGAAAACGGTAGCGAATCATTTGTTCACTATATTTTGTCAAATTCTCTTCCTCATCCTCTACTTGTTTAAAAGAGGCCTCAACAAAGGTATCTTCAAGTACTTTTTCATTTACACACTCTACCGTCCACTGAAGATCTTCTTCCATATTAGCCGTAGGAGAAGCTAATACAATCAGGATACAATTATTACGCACTACATCAAGAAAAAGATGGCTAACATCACGAACATAGAGGGGGATAGTGAGTCTTTTTAATCCATTTTTTTTCACAATAATATCATTTGTAGCTAAAGAATAGGTTTCTGGATTGATCGTGCCACTATATTTTAAAGGAAAAAAAATGATAATAGGTAGATCACTTCCAATTGGAATCAATTCTTGTTTAAGAAAATCAATGCGAAGTAAATCAGCACGAGGGTTATTCATTGCTTCAAGAGAATTTTCTTTGAAAGGAATGGCCACTTTCTTCCAAGAATCTGGAATTTTATAGGTGACTTCTTCTTTCTTGCCTTGGCGATTATAAAGAGTTTCTAGTTCTGATTCGGTAATTCTATTGAGATTAAAAGTGACTTCTAGTTCCCGTTCCTTGAGTGCGCGTATTTGTTCTTCAGGTCCACTGATTTTTTGCAAAAGCTGTTTTGGCCAGATATCAAGAAATTGGAAACCTTTTGGAGGGTCTCCAATCGGTTTAGTAATAGTAATCGGAATATCTTCGGTAATGAGTCGACTCATTTTGATGTAAATATCGTTAGCTAAGACATCAGTAATAGATTTACGCAAATCAATATTCTGATTAAGACTAAATAAATTACGCTTATCAATTTTGGCAATCCAACTCTCTTTTTGACCATCAGCATTGATGACAAT contains:
- the pyk gene encoding pyruvate kinase gives rise to the protein MVNRTKIICTIGPAVATFDKVEELVEAGMNVARINLSHGNHQTHQCMIRLLKEIREKKKIPLAIMLDTKGPEIRLGHVAKEPLMLKAGSRIRFVKQEVLGDENHVTLSPPSVFKELKKEMFILLNDGSLITHVIEIQDDEVLVEVDHGGEIRSTRGVNIPGVEIDFPLMTKKDIEDIHFGCAEDIDLIAASFIRSSEHVCAIKSLLKEAGKPEISVIAKIENSQGIENFESIAEVADGIMVARGDLGVEISLTHVPRLQKMMIGKCYLMAKPSVTATQMLESMIKNFQPTRAEVSDIANAIYDSTSAVMLSGETAIGDYPIEAVKVMQAIIQETEEDFSYYEFFKKGTYRIFFDVPSSVAQASIHTAYSSNAKAIFAFTKSGATARLLSSLRPKMPIIAMTPSLKVYHQLSILWGVIPILSPDIEDIEEAKKRISLFALNHRLVDYGDLVVISAGTLFGKPGSTNMMIVDRIGEIVLEGYEGAGHQVSGRVIFGLSDSDIDECCIEEKILLIHHCSERDLPLLKKAKGVIMEKGDLQGENYLKKIAKELNFPYILYNKKEKISLNKNQLVVLDPPKSLVYQKI
- a CDS encoding RsmE family RNA methyltransferase; this encodes MPHNRFFIDQSFVKGKSLYLHSETRHLQVMRIRLGQEIELVNGKHQLAKARLIHSHIAEILSVEEKAPPPPIILCQGIPQANRLDTIVEKGTEIGMTELWLFPGQLSKKTTVSLDRLKKITISAMKQCGRLDLPKIELKPPLNEWCTTPLPAYFGDLSENTPFVLLAKAKKNICLFIGPEAGFTSEEKKSLQSLGVIGVRFHPWILRTDTAALVALSLITASHSERNLA
- a CDS encoding glycosyltransferase family 4 protein, which gives rise to MKSVVILKSRLEARGGLEKYTRYLAAAFAERGYTVKILTTGNYLSWGKIEVISLGKTSKFSLYHLWKFNVRCQKWLQKYPADIVFGMERNTFQTHYRAGSGVHAIYLKRRMMIDSWFKSFSCFFNPLHRYLLKVEKMIFNDPKLKILFTNSNMVKKEILATYKIQSKKIQVIHNGVEWVEKERPFQETFLKPRRKVFHFLFVGNGFKRKGLAFLLRGLKTIKDSFFLTVVGKDKNLSFYQKLAKNLCVRFVGEQKDVTPFYQEADALVIPSIYDPFSNVTLEGLAMGLFVVSSKYNGGHEILTRETGVVIENLMNPKAALERAFLFPKTLERATLIRQSIKDLDFSNQLDKLVSLSLC